One window of Mesotoga infera genomic DNA carries:
- a CDS encoding MarR family transcriptional regulator has translation MTVVKDVGTDKLAILETVFDLLRNFTQFISYSNEAAELKTMEFYILLYIGLKGPQNMSALAKAYLMTKSNVTVLADDLEKKNYVGRERSNIDRRVTIIKLTQKGEAVFKEFSKSFSELIDIFLENVQEDDLAVISDGFERMARLVVQSGLKKHGSGS, from the coding sequence TTGACGGTGGTCAAGGATGTCGGGACCGACAAGTTAGCCATACTCGAGACTGTTTTCGATTTGCTCAGGAATTTCACGCAGTTCATCTCCTACAGTAACGAAGCTGCTGAACTCAAGACAATGGAGTTTTACATACTTCTATATATTGGTCTCAAGGGTCCTCAGAACATGTCTGCCCTTGCAAAGGCTTATTTGATGACGAAGAGCAACGTTACGGTGCTGGCGGACGATCTTGAAAAGAAGAATTATGTCGGACGAGAAAGGTCCAATATAGACAGACGAGTAACAATCATAAAGCTTACACAGAAAGGAGAAGCGGTCTTCAAGGAGTTTTCGAAAAGCTTCTCGGAGTTGATCGATATCTTCCTGGAGAACGTGCAAGAGGATGATCTCGCCGTCATAAGTGATGGGTTTGAGCGAATGGCACGCCTTGTTGTTCAGAGTGGATTGAAAAAACATGGGAGTGGCTCTTGA